The following proteins are co-located in the Helicobacter pylori genome:
- the coaD gene encoding pantetheine-phosphate adenylyltransferase produces the protein MQKIGIYPGTFDPVTNGHIDIIHRSSELFEKLIVAVAHSSAKNPMFSLDERLKMMQLATKNFKNVECVAFEGLLANLAKEYHCKVLVRGLRVVSDFEYELQMGYANKSLNHELETLYFMPTLQNAFISSSIVRSIIAHKGDASHLVPKEIYPLISKV, from the coding sequence ATGCAAAAAATCGGCATTTACCCAGGCACTTTTGATCCGGTCACTAACGGGCATATAGACATCATCCACCGCTCTAGCGAATTGTTTGAAAAGCTCATTGTCGCTGTGGCGCACTCAAGCGCTAAAAACCCCATGTTTAGTTTAGATGAGCGTTTAAAAATGATGCAACTGGCCACTAAAAATTTTAAAAATGTAGAATGCGTTGCGTTTGAAGGGCTATTAGCTAATTTGGCTAAAGAATACCATTGTAAGGTGTTAGTTAGGGGCTTAAGGGTGGTGAGCGATTTTGAATACGAATTGCAAATGGGTTATGCGAACAAATCCTTAAACCACGAATTAGAAACCTTGTATTTCATGCCCACTTTACAAAACGCTTTCATCAGCTCTTCTATCGTGCGATCCATTATCGCGCATAAGGGCGATGCGAGCCATTTAGTGCCTAAAGAAATTTATCCTTTGATTTCAAAGGTTTAA
- a CDS encoding UbiX family flavin prenyltransferase, protein MKLVLGISGASGIPLALRFLEKLPKEIEVFVVASKNAHVVALEESNINLKNAMKDLRPSATFFNEQDIHASIASGSYGIHKMAIIPASMDMVAKIAHGFGGDLISRSASVMLKEKRPLLIAPREMPLSAIMLENLLKLAHSNAIIAPPVMTYYTQSKTLEAMQDFLVGKWFDSLGIENDLYPRWGMN, encoded by the coding sequence TAGTTTTAGGCATCAGCGGGGCGAGCGGGATACCCCTAGCCTTGCGGTTTTTAGAAAAATTACCCAAAGAAATTGAAGTTTTTGTCGTGGCGTCTAAGAACGCGCATGTCGTGGCGTTAGAAGAATCTAATATCAATCTTAAAAACGCCATGAAAGATTTACGGCCTAGCGCGACTTTTTTCAACGAGCAAGACATTCATGCAAGCATCGCTTCAGGGAGTTATGGTATCCATAAAATGGCGATCATTCCAGCGAGCATGGACATGGTGGCTAAAATCGCGCATGGCTTTGGAGGGGATTTGATCTCTAGGAGCGCCTCTGTGATGCTTAAAGAAAAGCGTCCCTTACTCATTGCCCCTAGAGAAATGCCTTTAAGCGCTATCATGTTGGAAAATTTGCTCAAACTCGCCCATTCTAATGCGATCATCGCGCCGCCTGTGATGACTTATTACACCCAGAGCAAGACTTTAGAAGCGATGCAAGATTTTTTAGTGGGGAAGTGGTTTGACAGCTTAGGGATAGAAAATGACTTATACCCACGATGGGGAATGAACTGA
- the tmk gene encoding dTMP kinase: MYVVLEGVDGAGKSTQVGLLKNRFKNALFTKEPGGTKIGESLRRIALNENISELARAFLFLSDRAEHTESVIKPALKEKKLIISDRSLISGMAYSEFSSLELNLLATQSILPEKIVLLLIDKEGLKQRLSLKSLDKIENQGAEKLLHIQQKIKTHAYALKEKFGCEVLELNAKESVKNLHEKIAVFIECVV, from the coding sequence ATGTATGTGGTGTTAGAAGGCGTTGATGGCGCGGGCAAAAGTACTCAAGTAGGATTATTAAAAAACAGGTTTAAAAACGCCCTTTTTACCAAAGAGCCAGGGGGGACAAAAATAGGCGAGAGTTTAAGGCGTATCGCTTTGAATGAAAATATCAGTGAATTAGCCCGAGCGTTTTTATTTTTAAGCGATAGGGCTGAGCATACAGAAAGCGTGATCAAACCGGCATTGAAAGAAAAAAAACTCATTATTAGCGACAGGAGTTTGATCTCTGGCATGGCTTATAGCGAGTTTTCAAGCCTAGAATTAAACCTGCTTGCCACTCAAAGCATCTTGCCTGAAAAAATCGTTCTTTTACTCATAGACAAAGAGGGCTTAAAACAGCGCTTAAGCCTTAAAAGTTTAGACAAAATAGAAAACCAAGGCGCAGAAAAATTACTTCATATCCAGCAAAAGATCAAAACCCACGCTTATGCGTTAAAAGAAAAATTCGGGTGCGAAGTTTTGGAACTAAACGCCAAAGAAAGCGTTAAAAACTTGCACGAGAAAATCGCCGTCTTTATAGAATGCGTTGTTTAA
- a CDS encoding ComF family protein, producing the protein MRCLTCLKLSFKPLCPNCLNDLPLSLKVRVLEGVSVYSFYAYSEIEELIKSKYALIGSRILPLLSQKAGAEFVKILKEKGLTTPLYGIAIDDKIKSFYSHSAALLKGFCQGNLKPTYGRLRANNTISYAGKSLEFRANNPRDFTFKGDETLDYFLLDDIITTGTTLKEALKYLKTLNTKAHFAIALCSADE; encoded by the coding sequence ATGCGTTGTTTAACCTGTTTGAAGCTTTCTTTTAAGCCTCTTTGCCCAAATTGCTTAAACGATCTGCCCTTAAGCTTAAAAGTAAGGGTTTTAGAGGGCGTGAGCGTGTATAGTTTTTACGCTTATAGCGAAATAGAAGAACTTATTAAAAGCAAATACGCGCTGATTGGCTCTCGCATTTTGCCCTTGCTTTCTCAAAAAGCCGGCGCGGAATTTGTGAAAATCCTAAAAGAAAAAGGCTTGACTACCCCCCTTTATGGCATCGCCATTGATGATAAAATCAAATCCTTTTACTCGCATTCAGCCGCGCTTTTAAAAGGCTTTTGTCAAGGCAATTTAAAGCCCACTTACGGGCGTTTAAGGGCTAATAATACTATTTCGTATGCCGGGAAAAGCTTAGAATTTCGCGCCAATAACCCACGGGATTTCACCTTCAAAGGCGATGAAACTTTAGATTATTTTTTATTAGATGATATTATCACCACCGGCACCACCCTAAAAGAAGCCCTAAAATACCTTAAAACCCTAAACACAAAAGCACACTTTGCAATCGCTCTTTGCAGCGCGGATGAATGA
- a CDS encoding restriction endonuclease subunit S, whose translation MIGPLSSQLNAIKWGEFKLGDLFEIYTGSLLSQEDLAKGDIVRISVKSDNNGVYGHFDTLKNKKARHFENFISVNFFGNCFYHPYLASVEMKVHVLKLKNRTLTKRIGLFLANQLNKCFYGQFTYGTQLSSSKLKHNNFKIQLPLKPTAKTQTLKDIDFNFMEKFIAELEQCRLAELEAYLKATGLSNTTLSNDEENALNLFDGKNSGGGGVIPHAA comes from the coding sequence GTGATTGGCCCCCTTAGTAGCCAGCTCAACGCTATTAAGTGGGGCGAGTTCAAATTGGGGGATTTGTTTGAGATCTACACTGGCTCTTTATTAAGCCAAGAGGATTTAGCAAAAGGTGATATTGTCCGCATATCAGTTAAAAGTGATAATAATGGCGTTTATGGTCATTTTGACACCTTAAAAAATAAGAAAGCAAGGCATTTTGAAAATTTTATCAGCGTAAATTTTTTTGGCAATTGTTTTTATCACCCTTATTTGGCAAGCGTAGAGATGAAAGTCCATGTCTTAAAATTAAAAAATCGTACTCTTACAAAACGGATAGGATTATTTCTTGCCAATCAACTTAATAAGTGTTTTTATGGTCAATTTACCTATGGAACACAATTATCTAGCTCTAAATTAAAACATAATAATTTTAAAATCCAACTACCCCTAAAACCCACCGCTAAAACTCAAACCCTTAAGGATATTGATTTCAATTTCATGGAAAAATTCATAGCCGAACTTGAGCAGTGTCGGCTCGCCGAACTTGAGGCTTATTTAAAAGCTACAGGGCTATCAAACACCACCCTTTCTAACGATGAAGAAAACGCCCTTAACCTTTTTGACGGCAAAAATTCTGGGGGGGGGGGGGTAATACCCCATGCGGCTTAA
- a CDS encoding class I SAM-dependent DNA methyltransferase — protein sequence MQAFRLEDDVDDYVKKELTKLGLMKNKDFNVKSQMSPSLKNALLNASKTKDKTSYGEPDFSLEKYTHPKNKESVIPIIIENKLYAKNLKKLKNSVLQNDDHSISKCAVNGALHYAQNILRNKEKYKECIAIGIAGDDEENLLIEVYYVFASGINSHKLTNAKNLHFLENQESFNAFYKECTLTEEEKHFILIKTKADLNETAKKLNRLMHNHNITAPQRVLYVSGMLLSMQEIKGKKEGLKPSDLKGELTDTSRDGVLVFNQISEFLKTKNLSEEKRELMLASFKEISKDPQRDKETSLDKAISMLLEKDESITKQIFTFLYEFVHKPINESDNTGHLDIMGELYSEFLKYALGDGKELGIVLTPPYVTKMMSELLGVNAKSFVMDLAAGSAGFLISSMVLMIEDIEKTYGKNTTKANEKIKAMKTTQLLGVELNAEMFSLATTNMILRGDGSSLIIKGNTFETSKKIYEDFKPNILLLNPPFSYEENGMPFIKFGLEHMQKGGLGAIIIQDSAGSGQALKSNVEILKKHSLLASIKMPTDLFMPQAGVQTSVYIFKAHEPHDYEKPVKFIDFRNDGFKRTKRGLNETSNPTKRYEEIIKIYKAGLNAKVSKELWGALETIYIEDFIAKPRENKHAKDFNFEAHQKNDTKPELEDFKRTIADYLSYEVGLILKNQTPPK from the coding sequence ATGCAAGCTTTTCGGTTAGAAGATGATGTTGATGACTATGTTAAAAAAGAATTGACAAAATTAGGGCTTATGAAAAATAAGGATTTTAATGTTAAAAGCCAAATGAGTCCTAGCCTTAAAAACGCCCTTTTGAATGCGAGTAAGACTAAAGATAAAACTTCTTATGGCGAGCCAGATTTCAGTTTAGAAAAATACACGCACCCTAAAAATAAAGAGAGCGTTATCCCTATCATCATAGAAAACAAACTCTACGCTAAAAATTTAAAAAAGCTCAAAAACAGCGTATTGCAAAACGATGATCATTCCATTTCAAAATGCGCCGTGAATGGGGCTTTACACTACGCTCAAAATATCCTAAGAAACAAAGAAAAGTATAAAGAATGTATCGCTATAGGCATAGCCGGCGATGATGAAGAAAACCTTTTGATAGAAGTGTATTATGTTTTTGCGAGCGGGATCAATTCGCACAAACTCACTAACGCTAAAAACCTGCATTTTTTAGAAAATCAAGAATCGTTTAACGCTTTTTATAAAGAATGCACGCTCACTGAAGAAGAAAAACATTTTATCTTAATCAAAACCAAAGCCGATCTAAACGAAACCGCTAAAAAACTCAACCGCCTTATGCATAACCACAACATCACAGCGCCTCAGCGCGTGCTATATGTGAGCGGCATGCTTTTATCCATGCAAGAAATTAAGGGCAAAAAAGAGGGCTTAAAACCAAGCGATTTAAAAGGCGAATTGACCGATACTAGCCGTGATGGTGTTTTAGTGTTTAACCAAATTAGCGAATTTTTGAAAACCAAAAACTTGAGCGAAGAAAAACGAGAACTAATGCTCGCTAGTTTTAAAGAAATCAGTAAAGATCCGCAGCGCGATAAAGAAACGAGCCTGGATAAAGCCATAAGCATGCTTTTAGAAAAAGATGAAAGCATCACTAAGCAAATTTTTACCTTTCTTTATGAGTTTGTCCATAAGCCCATTAATGAAAGCGACAATACCGGTCATTTAGACATCATGGGCGAACTTTATAGCGAATTTTTAAAATACGCTTTAGGGGATGGTAAGGAATTAGGCATTGTTTTAACCCCGCCTTATGTAACTAAAATGATGAGCGAGCTTTTAGGGGTTAATGCGAAATCCTTTGTGATGGATTTAGCTGCAGGGAGTGCGGGCTTTTTAATTTCTTCTATGGTGCTAATGATTGAAGACATTGAAAAAACCTATGGTAAAAACACCACTAAAGCGAACGAAAAAATCAAAGCCATGAAAACCACGCAACTTTTAGGCGTGGAGCTTAACGCTGAAATGTTTTCTCTAGCCACCACTAACATGATTTTAAGAGGCGATGGATCAAGTTTAATCATCAAAGGCAACACTTTTGAAACCAGTAAAAAGATTTATGAAGATTTTAAGCCCAATATCCTTTTATTAAACCCTCCTTTCAGCTACGAAGAAAACGGCATGCCTTTTATCAAGTTCGGGTTAGAGCATATGCAAAAAGGCGGTTTAGGCGCGATCATTATCCAAGATAGCGCAGGGAGCGGGCAAGCGTTAAAATCCAATGTTGAAATTTTAAAAAAGCATTCGCTTTTAGCGAGCATTAAAATGCCCACCGATTTATTCATGCCTCAAGCCGGGGTGCAAACAAGCGTCTATATTTTTAAAGCCCATGAGCCGCACGACTATGAAAAACCCGTTAAATTCATAGACTTTAGAAACGATGGTTTCAAGCGCACCAAAAGAGGCTTAAATGAAACCTCTAACCCCACCAAACGCTACGAAGAAATCATTAAAATTTACAAAGCCGGCTTAAACGCTAAAGTCTCTAAAGAGCTGTGGGGTGCTTTAGAAACGATCTATATTGAAGACTTTATCGCCAAGCCGCGCGAAAACAAGCATGCTAAAGACTTTAATTTTGAAGCCCACCAAAAGAATGACACTAAACCCGAATTAGAGGATTTTAAAAGAACGATAGCCGATTACCTTTCTTATGAAGTGGGCTTGATTTTAAAAAACCAAACGCCCCCAAAGTGA
- a CDS encoding restriction endonuclease subunit S → MLPYKKRFDANKVNIYASKTKDTYPYVVRTSINNGIRGYLKENTNFLNAGNTISFGQDTATMFYQEKPYFTGDKIKILRCKNPNFNKINALFFITSLTKAFRNFSWGSASFSVSIIENQNISLPTNQHGKIDFNFMCTLINALMKQTIQGVVQYSSAKIQATKEAISQETPTQKDSLF, encoded by the coding sequence GTGTTGCCATATAAAAAACGCTTTGATGCTAATAAGGTTAATATTTACGCTAGCAAAACTAAAGATACTTACCCTTATGTTGTGCGCACAAGCATAAATAATGGCATAAGGGGTTATTTAAAAGAAAATACAAATTTTTTAAATGCGGGAAACACTATATCTTTTGGGCAAGACACTGCTACAATGTTTTATCAAGAAAAGCCTTATTTCACAGGGGATAAAATCAAAATTCTACGATGCAAAAATCCTAATTTTAATAAGATAAATGCTTTATTTTTTATCACAAGTTTAACAAAGGCTTTTAGAAATTTTTCATGGGGGAGTGCGAGTTTTAGTGTTAGCATAATAGAAAATCAAAATATTTCACTCCCCACCAACCAACATGGCAAAATAGATTTCAATTTCATGTGCACCCTTATAAACGCTCTAATGAAACAAACCATTCAAGGCGTGGTCCAATACAGCAGCGCTAAAATACAGGCCACAAAAGAAGCCATCAGCCAAGAAACGCCAACCCAAAAAGACTCGTTATTTTGA